From Rahnella aceris, a single genomic window includes:
- a CDS encoding S6 family peptidase — protein sequence MKWKPKLLSSLIALALFDADAGIMREDVAVQDYRDFAENLGKYTVGEENIEVFKMDGTSAGILNFPMPDFGAINSLGFATVIAPSYVVSVAHNGGYTAVDFGNKAKYKTSYKLINRNIDPQYLTWNKDFHVPRLNKVVTDAAPVPTVDTQDVRKNRERYVYFARAGAGTQYQVDPVTKKPVYITGAYEWKSGGTVVNPIFEPSRLRWVNYGPPDARAQPFSSAIQAGDSGSPLYVYDNVDKEWKIFGVSPWGGTGKTGYEYTSYTLDMQLNFMNKVIAANTDPDVTDVAADGDIHWTAANITQGENSWQWHGVDKQLPSQASNEELDASKDLRFAGDGGLIVLDSAVNHGAAKLQFSNDYRVVSAEGANSTWVGGGIEVDADKTVDWEVNGLAGDTLHKIGEGTLYVNAVGNNGGALNVGDGLVVLAQQANEAGEQKAFSKVTIVSGRPTVQIGGENQITGSDIYFGYRGGNLDLNGYDMAFSSINHSDSGAAIINGNADQLSTLTLNNSSNQTFVGHLGSQETASNLNVDYAADSSAGFWELAGGADLNQLSVQNGILRLAGRPTPHAGNVVFSDDWIDETYTINNVDVASRATLRVNEHATLDANVKLNELANMMLNSKSHLSGKVELASGSMISVDQTDSKTTSTDGNNDVVIDATISGNGTLKKMAPGALYINSENTFTGATNIYSGALILNGSLASTVTMEKNTVLAGNNTVADLILKDDVQLLPHWPAENESESDTFVAATQTVNGTMAAGSNNLLSLRTHFDPAFTQTDKLLINGDMVSSAPVSVQVTPSGAGFFTDTDNDGAADNQEGVSLIQVAGKATKDSFRLAGEYVARGAYAYNLYAFAPGRSSEEQREVAGSGDQFWDYRLQNNMLTEGDNTVPVDNTPVPPVPTPDDEDDGEDDDTPVPEPTPDEGDDTPVPPAPTPDDDDSGKNTRPAVTPQVPSYLSLPSALLSYNSRVSETFRNQVLAQDDKKQNLFFQYLNGEDNYHSALGFMDYGYDYTQKEEGWLLGAKVMQLGNDTHSLALSLGLSSANLDVTPDAADGNSKTQYTTWGLSSLLSYQYVSGLTVDVASDVAIYDGNVSTDLRGSDVADISATSFGGSVDVGYKIQAGNHVLTPLVGFGIQRLQVDDFTDIDNTKVHYDDITRQTARLGMRYRYDWDTANAGKWAITANTLFITDLRDDASVDIGVTYSDVSNSFHSGAAGSSGMLDLGIISNPMPNVSLNTGVQYQHRLEDEGVDYWQAVAGVTFKF from the coding sequence ATGAAATGGAAACCAAAGCTGCTCAGCAGCCTGATTGCATTGGCGCTTTTTGATGCCGATGCCGGTATCATGCGTGAAGATGTTGCGGTTCAGGACTACCGCGACTTCGCAGAGAATCTGGGCAAATACACCGTCGGTGAAGAAAACATCGAAGTCTTTAAGATGGATGGTACGTCCGCAGGCATCCTGAATTTCCCTATGCCCGATTTCGGCGCAATTAACAGCTTAGGTTTTGCGACAGTCATCGCCCCCTCTTATGTCGTCAGCGTTGCTCACAATGGCGGTTATACCGCTGTCGATTTCGGTAATAAAGCAAAATATAAAACTTCCTATAAATTAATTAACCGAAATATTGACCCTCAATATCTCACCTGGAATAAAGATTTCCATGTTCCACGTTTAAATAAAGTCGTGACCGATGCCGCGCCGGTACCCACCGTGGATACTCAGGATGTGCGTAAGAACCGAGAACGCTATGTTTATTTCGCGCGAGCCGGTGCCGGAACACAATATCAGGTCGACCCCGTCACTAAAAAACCCGTTTATATTACCGGCGCTTACGAATGGAAAAGCGGCGGCACCGTGGTCAACCCAATCTTTGAACCGTCAAGATTACGCTGGGTTAACTACGGGCCGCCTGATGCACGTGCTCAGCCATTCAGTTCAGCGATACAAGCAGGCGACAGCGGAAGTCCGTTGTATGTTTATGATAACGTAGATAAAGAATGGAAAATCTTCGGTGTTTCCCCATGGGGAGGCACAGGAAAAACAGGATATGAATACACCAGTTATACGCTGGATATGCAGCTCAATTTTATGAACAAAGTGATTGCTGCTAATACCGATCCTGATGTGACCGACGTGGCAGCAGATGGCGATATTCATTGGACTGCGGCCAATATTACGCAAGGCGAAAACAGCTGGCAGTGGCACGGTGTTGATAAGCAACTCCCTTCGCAGGCCAGCAATGAAGAACTCGATGCCTCAAAAGATCTGCGCTTTGCCGGTGATGGCGGCCTGATCGTACTTGATAGCGCCGTCAATCATGGTGCCGCAAAACTGCAATTCTCGAACGATTACCGGGTGGTGTCGGCTGAAGGTGCGAACAGCACCTGGGTGGGCGGCGGGATCGAAGTCGATGCGGATAAAACCGTTGACTGGGAAGTGAACGGTTTAGCCGGAGATACTTTACATAAAATCGGCGAAGGTACGCTGTACGTCAATGCCGTGGGGAATAATGGCGGCGCGCTGAATGTCGGCGACGGGCTGGTGGTGTTAGCCCAGCAGGCCAATGAAGCCGGGGAGCAAAAAGCCTTCTCCAAAGTCACCATTGTCAGCGGTCGACCGACCGTGCAGATCGGCGGCGAAAACCAGATTACCGGCAGCGACATTTACTTTGGTTATCGCGGCGGCAATCTTGATCTCAATGGCTATGACATGGCTTTCAGCAGCATCAATCACAGTGATTCCGGTGCGGCCATTATTAACGGCAATGCAGACCAGCTCAGCACCCTGACGCTGAACAACAGCAGTAACCAGACCTTCGTCGGCCATCTCGGCAGTCAGGAAACGGCGTCGAATTTAAACGTCGATTATGCAGCGGACTCTTCCGCAGGCTTCTGGGAACTGGCGGGCGGTGCTGACCTGAATCAGCTCTCCGTGCAAAATGGCATTCTGAGACTGGCGGGTCGCCCGACTCCGCACGCCGGTAATGTAGTGTTCAGTGACGACTGGATTGATGAAACCTATACGATAAACAATGTGGATGTGGCCAGCCGTGCCACCCTGCGCGTTAACGAGCACGCCACACTGGATGCCAACGTGAAGCTCAACGAGCTGGCAAACATGATGCTGAACAGTAAATCGCATCTGAGCGGCAAGGTGGAACTGGCTTCCGGCAGTATGATTTCTGTTGATCAGACAGACAGTAAAACCACCAGCACCGACGGCAATAATGACGTGGTGATTGACGCCACTATTTCCGGTAACGGAACCCTGAAGAAAATGGCGCCGGGCGCGCTGTACATCAACAGCGAGAATACGTTCACCGGTGCCACCAATATTTACAGCGGCGCGCTGATCCTCAACGGCTCCCTTGCGTCCACCGTCACGATGGAGAAAAACACGGTGCTGGCCGGTAACAACACCGTCGCCGATCTGATCCTGAAAGATGATGTGCAGCTTCTGCCACACTGGCCAGCCGAAAACGAAAGCGAGAGCGATACATTTGTCGCGGCCACGCAAACCGTTAACGGCACAATGGCGGCGGGCAGCAATAATCTGCTCAGCCTGCGCACGCATTTCGATCCGGCTTTCACACAAACCGACAAGCTGCTGATCAACGGCGACATGGTTTCCTCTGCACCGGTGAGTGTTCAAGTCACACCGTCAGGGGCGGGTTTCTTCACCGATACGGATAATGATGGCGCGGCGGATAATCAGGAAGGCGTGTCGCTGATCCAGGTGGCCGGTAAGGCAACCAAAGACAGCTTCAGACTGGCGGGGGAATACGTGGCGCGCGGCGCTTACGCCTATAACCTGTATGCCTTCGCACCGGGCCGCAGCTCTGAAGAACAGCGTGAAGTGGCAGGCAGCGGCGATCAGTTCTGGGATTACCGTCTGCAAAACAACATGCTGACCGAAGGCGACAATACGGTACCGGTCGATAACACGCCGGTTCCGCCAGTACCGACGCCGGATGATGAAGACGATGGCGAGGACGACGATACACCGGTTCCTGAACCAACGCCGGATGAAGGTGATGACACGCCGGTCCCGCCGGCACCGACGCCAGATGACGATGATAGCGGAAAAAATACGCGTCCGGCCGTTACGCCGCAGGTGCCTTCTTATCTGTCTTTACCTTCCGCCCTGCTGAGCTACAACAGTCGCGTGAGTGAAACCTTCCGCAATCAGGTTCTGGCACAGGATGATAAGAAACAGAATCTCTTCTTCCAGTATCTCAACGGAGAAGACAACTATCATTCAGCACTCGGCTTTATGGATTATGGCTACGACTACACGCAGAAAGAAGAAGGCTGGCTATTGGGTGCCAAAGTGATGCAACTGGGTAACGACACCCACTCGCTGGCACTCAGCCTTGGCCTTTCCAGCGCTAATCTGGATGTCACGCCGGATGCCGCCGACGGCAACAGCAAAACGCAATACACCACCTGGGGACTCTCTTCACTGCTGTCGTATCAGTATGTCAGCGGTTTAACGGTGGATGTAGCTTCGGACGTCGCCATCTATGACGGCAATGTATCGACTGACCTACGCGGCAGTGACGTGGCGGATATCAGTGCGACCTCCTTCGGTGGCTCTGTGGATGTGGGATATAAAATCCAGGCGGGCAATCATGTGCTGACACCATTAGTTGGATTTGGTATTCAGCGCCTGCAAGTCGATGATTTTACGGATATTGATAATACGAAGGTTCATTATGACGATATCACCCGTCAGACTGCCCGCTTAGGGATGCGTTACCGCTACGACTGGGATACCGCAAATGCTGGTAAATGGGCGATTACGGCGAATACATTGTTCATTACAGATCTCAGAGACGATGCGTCAGTGGACATCGGAGTCACCTACAGCGACGTCAGCAACAGCTTCCACAGCGGTGCTGCAGGCAGTTCCGGGATGCTAGACCTGGGGATTATCAGCAATCCGATGCCGAATGTGTCACTGAATACCGGTGTACAGTATCAGCACAGGCTGGAAGATGAAGGGGTAGATTATTGGCAGGCTGTGGCAGGGGTGACGTTTAAGTTCTGA
- the djlA gene encoding co-chaperone DjlA, translating to MQYWGKLLGLILGLWSGLGFWGIVAGLLIGHMFDTARSAKRRGYFADQQTRQTIFFRTTFEVMGNLTKSKGRVTEADIQIASLYMERMQLHGEQREAAQRAFRDGKEADYPLREKMRELRTACFGRFDLIRTFLEIQIQAAYADGSLHPNEREVLYVIAEELGISRMQFDQFLRMMEGGQQFGGHQQGGRSYGGGYHQTQQGPTLADACKVLGVNATDDATTIKRAYRKLMGEHHPDKLVAKGLPPEMMEMAKEKAQAIQAAYDLIKREKGFK from the coding sequence ATGCAGTATTGGGGAAAACTGCTCGGACTTATCCTGGGCTTATGGTCCGGTTTAGGCTTCTGGGGAATTGTAGCAGGGCTGCTGATAGGGCATATGTTTGATACCGCGCGTTCAGCGAAACGCAGAGGATATTTTGCCGATCAGCAGACACGTCAAACCATCTTTTTCCGCACCACGTTTGAGGTGATGGGAAATCTGACTAAATCAAAAGGCAGAGTTACCGAGGCGGATATTCAGATCGCCAGTCTTTACATGGAACGTATGCAGTTGCACGGCGAGCAGCGCGAAGCCGCACAACGCGCTTTTCGCGACGGGAAAGAAGCTGACTATCCCTTGCGTGAGAAAATGCGCGAACTGCGCACTGCGTGTTTTGGTCGTTTTGACCTGATACGGACTTTTCTGGAAATCCAGATCCAGGCCGCGTACGCCGACGGTTCATTGCATCCCAATGAACGCGAAGTGTTGTACGTGATTGCTGAAGAGCTCGGGATTTCACGGATGCAGTTCGATCAGTTCCTGCGCATGATGGAAGGCGGCCAGCAGTTTGGCGGTCACCAGCAGGGGGGACGCTCGTATGGCGGCGGTTATCACCAGACGCAGCAAGGCCCGACGCTGGCAGATGCCTGCAAAGTGCTGGGCGTGAATGCCACCGACGACGCAACGACCATTAAACGTGCCTACCGCAAACTGATGGGCGAGCATCATCCTGACAAACTGGTGGCGAAAGGTTTACCGCCTGAAATGATGGAAATGGCGAAGGAAAAAGCACAGGCGATTCAGGCGGCGTATGACCTGATCAAACGTGAAAAAGGCTTTAAATAA
- the lptD gene encoding LPS assembly protein LptD has product MKNRRLKTRLPTMLAATIWSVLYSHGAMADLAAQCMLGVPTYDKPLVQGDPNSLPVTINADKATGNYPDSALFSGNVNVVQGNSTLDADQVQLNQIANPNQPTPTRTATATGNVRYNDNQIKLNGPKGFANLTTKDTDVQDGDYQMVGRQGRGQADKMKQRDNNRYTIMDNGTFTTCLPGDNSWSVVGSEVIQDRQEEVAEIWNARFHIGPVPVFYSPYMQLPIGNKRRSGFLIPNANYSSNNGVGVTVPYYWNIAPNYDATITPNYMSNRGLQLQNEFRYLTVAGAGLMEFDYLGNDKKIDQQYVEDENRTSDKTKRWMYYWRHAGVYDQVWRFNVDYTKVSDPYYFTDFDSKYGSSTDGYSTQKFSVGYANQNWDVTLASKQFQVFSDFGNANAYRAQPQLDINYYKNDVGPFDLHLYGQAVKFTSVNPDNPEAVRTHFEPTISLPLSNGWGSLDNEVKLMTTHYQQDIPDAYYDSNPNTKLRSSVNRTMPEFKSDGKMVFDRTMDWNSDYTQTLEPRVQYLYIPYRNQSSINTYDSTLLQSDYTGLFRDKSYSGLDRIASANQVASGLTTRIYDENLEERFNASAGQIYYFQPPRTGDVDSVLDKNDDTGSLVWAGDSYYKINNFWGIRGGVQYDTRLDALALGDAVLEYRADSERMIQLSYRYASPEYIQATLPNVTNPGYQDGISQVGGIASWPIADRWAIVGAYYYDTKAQQPADQLIGLQYNTCCWAINVGYERKITSYDTVKSESKYDNKIGFNIELRGLGNNQTLGTKEMLASGILPYQRAF; this is encoded by the coding sequence ATGAAAAACAGACGTCTGAAAACACGCTTACCGACAATGCTGGCCGCCACAATCTGGTCAGTATTGTACAGTCACGGCGCAATGGCCGATCTCGCAGCACAATGTATGCTCGGCGTTCCGACCTATGACAAACCTTTGGTGCAGGGTGATCCTAATTCACTGCCTGTGACCATCAACGCCGATAAGGCGACCGGCAATTATCCTGACAGTGCGCTGTTTAGCGGCAACGTTAACGTTGTTCAGGGCAACAGCACACTGGATGCTGATCAGGTTCAGCTTAATCAAATCGCCAATCCCAATCAGCCGACCCCGACCCGAACCGCTACTGCGACCGGCAACGTGCGTTATAACGATAACCAAATCAAGCTGAATGGCCCGAAAGGCTTTGCGAACCTGACCACCAAAGATACTGATGTTCAGGATGGCGACTACCAGATGGTCGGCCGTCAGGGACGTGGTCAGGCTGACAAAATGAAGCAGCGTGACAACAACCGTTACACCATCATGGATAACGGTACATTTACCACCTGTCTGCCTGGCGATAACAGCTGGAGCGTCGTCGGTTCCGAAGTGATTCAGGATCGTCAGGAAGAAGTGGCTGAAATCTGGAATGCCCGCTTCCATATCGGTCCGGTGCCGGTGTTCTACAGCCCGTACATGCAGTTGCCGATTGGCAATAAGCGTCGTTCCGGTTTCCTTATCCCTAATGCTAACTACAGCAGCAATAATGGCGTTGGTGTCACCGTTCCTTACTACTGGAACATTGCGCCAAACTACGATGCCACGATTACGCCCAATTACATGAGCAACCGTGGTCTGCAACTGCAAAATGAATTCCGCTACCTGACCGTTGCCGGTGCGGGTCTGATGGAATTCGATTATCTGGGTAACGATAAGAAAATCGATCAGCAGTATGTCGAAGATGAAAACCGTACCAGCGATAAAACCAAGCGCTGGATGTATTACTGGCGTCATGCCGGTGTATACGATCAGGTTTGGCGCTTCAACGTCGACTATACCAAGGTCAGTGACCCTTATTACTTCACCGATTTCGATTCGAAATACGGTTCCAGTACTGACGGCTATTCCACGCAGAAATTCAGCGTAGGTTACGCGAACCAAAACTGGGATGTCACACTGGCCAGTAAGCAGTTCCAGGTGTTCTCAGATTTCGGGAACGCCAACGCTTACCGTGCACAGCCACAGCTGGATATTAACTATTACAAAAATGATGTGGGCCCGTTTGACCTGCATCTGTACGGTCAGGCGGTGAAATTCACCAGCGTGAACCCTGACAACCCGGAAGCCGTGCGTACACACTTCGAACCGACTATCAGCCTGCCACTCAGTAATGGCTGGGGAAGTCTGGATAACGAAGTGAAGCTGATGACAACCCACTATCAGCAGGATATTCCGGACGCGTATTACGATAGCAATCCGAACACCAAACTGCGTTCATCCGTGAACCGTACGATGCCTGAGTTTAAAAGCGACGGCAAAATGGTGTTCGACCGCACGATGGACTGGAACAGTGACTACACCCAGACCCTCGAACCGCGCGTGCAGTACCTGTATATCCCTTACCGCAATCAGAGCTCGATCAATACCTATGACTCGACGCTGTTACAGTCCGACTACACCGGCCTGTTCCGCGATAAAAGCTACAGTGGTCTGGACCGTATTGCCTCTGCAAACCAGGTGGCGAGCGGTTTAACGACCCGTATCTATGACGAAAATCTGGAAGAGCGCTTTAATGCCTCTGCCGGTCAGATTTATTACTTCCAGCCGCCACGCACCGGTGACGTTGATAGCGTCCTGGATAAAAATGATGATACGGGCAGCCTGGTGTGGGCCGGTGACAGCTACTACAAAATCAACAATTTCTGGGGTATCCGTGGCGGCGTGCAGTATGACACCCGTCTGGATGCGCTGGCTTTAGGCGATGCCGTGCTTGAGTACCGCGCAGACTCAGAAAGAATGATTCAGCTGAGTTACCGTTACGCCAGCCCGGAATATATTCAGGCAACGTTACCTAACGTTACCAACCCGGGTTATCAGGACGGTATTTCGCAGGTTGGCGGCATCGCCAGTTGGCCGATTGCTGACCGTTGGGCAATCGTGGGGGCGTATTATTACGACACCAAAGCACAGCAGCCAGCCGATCAGCTTATTGGTTTGCAATACAACACATGCTGCTGGGCTATCAATGTTGGTTATGAACGTAAGATCACCAGCTACGATACGGTTAAGTCAGAAAGTAAATATGACAATAAGATTGGTTTCAATATTGAACTTAGAGGCCTGGGTAACAATCAAACCCTCGGAACGAAAGAAATGTTGGCCAGCGGCATACTGCCTTATCAACGCGCTTTCTAA
- the surA gene encoding peptidylprolyl isomerase SurA: MKNWRTLLLGVTLCASTAFAAPQEVDKVAAVVNNGVVLQSDVDSLFNSVKQQAQQAKQQLPDDATLRHQILDRLIMDQIQLQMATRMGITPTDQDVDKAIAGIAQQNNISVDQLRSRLAYDGMNYSTYRTQIRKEMIISEVRNSEVRRRVTILPQEVDQLAKQVAAQNGSGAEFNLSHILLPLPENPTQDQVDSAEQLAKKIVADLNNGADFGKLAITYSADSQALKGGNMGWGKLQELPSLFAQALSTAQKGQVIGPIRSGVGFHILKVNDIRGDNKTVSVTEVHARHILLKPSVVMTDAQARAKLEQVAADIKSGKATFADEAKQLSQDPGSANQGGDLGWASPDMYDPAFRDALMNLKKGEISAPVHSSFGWHLIQLIDTRQVDKTDAAQKERAYRMLFNRKFAEEAQTWMQEQRAEAYVKIMDGNGK, from the coding sequence ATGAAGAACTGGAGAACACTTCTCCTCGGCGTGACGCTTTGTGCCAGCACTGCGTTTGCTGCCCCTCAGGAAGTTGATAAAGTTGCCGCCGTCGTTAACAACGGCGTGGTATTGCAAAGTGACGTTGATAGCTTGTTTAATTCTGTAAAACAGCAGGCACAGCAGGCTAAACAGCAGTTGCCGGATGATGCGACTCTGCGTCACCAGATCCTCGACCGTTTGATCATGGATCAGATCCAGTTACAAATGGCGACCCGAATGGGCATCACGCCAACCGATCAGGACGTGGATAAAGCCATTGCAGGTATTGCACAGCAAAACAACATTTCTGTTGATCAACTGCGCAGCCGTCTGGCTTATGACGGAATGAACTACAGCACTTACCGTACGCAGATTCGCAAGGAAATGATCATCAGCGAAGTACGTAACAGTGAAGTGCGTCGCCGTGTCACCATACTGCCTCAGGAAGTGGATCAGCTTGCCAAACAGGTTGCGGCGCAAAACGGCAGCGGTGCTGAATTCAACCTCAGCCATATTCTGTTGCCACTGCCAGAAAACCCAACTCAGGATCAGGTTGATTCTGCAGAACAGCTGGCGAAGAAAATTGTTGCTGATCTGAACAATGGTGCGGACTTTGGCAAACTGGCTATCACCTACTCGGCTGATTCCCAGGCACTGAAAGGCGGCAACATGGGCTGGGGCAAATTGCAGGAACTGCCTTCCCTGTTTGCTCAGGCGTTAAGCACCGCTCAGAAAGGCCAGGTCATTGGCCCGATCCGTTCTGGTGTTGGTTTCCACATTCTGAAAGTGAACGATATCCGTGGCGACAATAAAACGGTTTCTGTCACCGAGGTTCACGCCCGTCACATCCTGCTGAAACCTTCTGTCGTAATGACGGATGCGCAGGCGCGGGCGAAACTGGAACAGGTTGCGGCTGATATTAAGAGCGGTAAAGCCACATTCGCTGATGAAGCCAAACAGCTTTCTCAGGATCCTGGCTCTGCTAATCAGGGCGGCGATTTAGGTTGGGCGTCACCAGATATGTACGATCCTGCATTCCGTGATGCGTTGATGAACCTGAAAAAAGGCGAAATCAGTGCACCGGTTCACTCTTCGTTTGGCTGGCACTTGATCCAACTTATCGACACCCGTCAGGTCGATAAAACAGATGCGGCACAGAAAGAACGTGCTTACCGCATGCTGTTCAACCGCAAATTTGCGGAAGAAGCCCAGACATGGATGCAGGAACAACGTGCTGAAGCGTATGTGAAAATTATGGATGGGAATGGAAAATAA
- the pdxA gene encoding 4-hydroxythreonine-4-phosphate dehydrogenase PdxA produces the protein MENNTSVTQSVVITPGEPAGVGPDLVLALAQQAWPVELVVCADPALLLERAEKLGLNIRLRDYQRARPPEPQAAGTLTVLPVKLAVPVTAGKLDVANAPYVVETLARACDGAISGEFAALITGPVQKSIINDAGIPFIGHTEFFADRSHCDRVVMMLATEELRVALATTHLPLLAVPGAITRQCLHEVITILHHDLKTKFGITEPQIYVCGLNPHAGEGGHMGHEEIDIIIPALDELRQQGMNLIGPLPADTLFQPKYLQHADAVLSMYHDQGLPVLKYQGFGRAVNITLGLPFIRTSVDHGTALELAATGTADAGSFKTAINLAIHMANNSNDK, from the coding sequence ATGGAAAATAATACTTCCGTGACACAATCTGTGGTCATTACCCCCGGCGAACCGGCCGGGGTTGGGCCGGATCTGGTACTGGCGCTGGCTCAGCAGGCATGGCCTGTTGAGTTAGTGGTCTGTGCCGATCCGGCCTTACTGCTTGAACGTGCTGAGAAACTCGGCCTGAATATCCGCTTACGCGATTATCAGAGAGCGCGTCCGCCAGAGCCTCAGGCTGCGGGCACATTGACCGTTTTGCCTGTTAAACTCGCCGTCCCGGTGACCGCAGGTAAACTTGATGTGGCTAATGCGCCCTACGTGGTGGAAACGCTGGCACGTGCCTGCGACGGTGCTATCAGCGGTGAATTCGCTGCACTGATCACCGGCCCGGTTCAAAAAAGCATTATCAACGATGCCGGAATTCCCTTCATCGGCCATACCGAATTCTTTGCTGACCGCAGCCATTGCGACCGTGTTGTGATGATGCTGGCAACCGAAGAGTTGCGCGTTGCGCTGGCGACCACGCATTTGCCTTTGCTGGCAGTGCCTGGCGCGATTACCCGCCAGTGTCTGCATGAAGTCATCACCATTTTGCATCATGATCTGAAAACCAAATTTGGTATTACCGAGCCGCAAATTTATGTGTGTGGCCTGAATCCACATGCCGGCGAAGGTGGCCACATGGGGCACGAAGAGATCGACATTATCATTCCTGCACTGGACGAACTGCGCCAGCAAGGGATGAATCTCATCGGCCCGCTGCCCGCTGATACGTTATTCCAGCCTAAATATCTGCAACATGCCGATGCTGTTTTATCGATGTATCACGATCAGGGCCTTCCGGTGCTAAAATATCAGGGATTTGGTCGCGCAGTGAATATCACACTCGGCCTGCCTTTTATCCGGACTTCCGTTGATCACGGTACCGCCCTTGAACTCGCCGCCACCGGCACCGCCGATGCGGGCAGTTTCAAGACAGCAATAAATCTCGCCATTCACATGGCAAATAACAGCAACGATAAATAA
- the rsmA gene encoding 16S rRNA (adenine(1518)-N(6)/adenine(1519)-N(6))-dimethyltransferase RsmA — protein sequence MNSRVHQGHFARKRFGQNFLTDQFVIDSIVSAIHPMPGEAVVEIGPGLAALTEPVASRLDSMTVIELDRDLATRLENNPKFQGKLRVIQSDAMKINFGELSEELGQPLRVFGNLPYNISTPLMFHLFTYTNAIKDMHFMLQKEVVNRLVAGPNSKAYGRLTVMAQYYCNVIPVLEVPPESFTPAPKVESAVVRLVPHEVIPYPVPDIRILSRLTTDAFNQRRKTVRNSLGHLFTSEQMTELGLDLSMRAENISVEQFCKLANWLSTRPKTPELQE from the coding sequence ATGAATAGTAGAGTCCACCAAGGTCACTTTGCCCGTAAACGTTTTGGGCAAAACTTCTTAACCGATCAGTTTGTTATCGATAGCATCGTGTCGGCCATTCACCCTATGCCGGGCGAGGCTGTCGTTGAAATCGGTCCCGGTCTGGCGGCGTTAACTGAGCCTGTTGCTTCGCGCCTGGACAGCATGACGGTCATCGAACTCGACCGCGATCTGGCAACGCGTCTGGAAAATAACCCTAAGTTTCAGGGCAAACTGCGGGTCATCCAGTCTGATGCGATGAAAATCAATTTCGGCGAACTGTCTGAAGAGCTCGGTCAGCCGCTGCGTGTCTTTGGTAACCTGCCGTACAACATTTCTACGCCGCTGATGTTCCATTTGTTCACTTATACCAACGCCATCAAAGACATGCATTTTATGTTGCAGAAGGAAGTGGTAAACCGTCTGGTTGCAGGCCCGAACAGCAAAGCGTATGGTCGTTTAACGGTGATGGCGCAATATTACTGCAATGTGATCCCGGTTCTGGAAGTTCCACCAGAATCCTTCACACCGGCGCCTAAAGTGGAATCCGCTGTGGTACGTTTAGTGCCGCATGAAGTGATCCCGTATCCGGTGCCTGATATTCGCATTCTGAGCCGTCTGACCACGGATGCTTTCAACCAGCGTCGTAAAACAGTGCGTAACAGCCTCGGCCACCTGTTCACTTCTGAACAAATGACCGAACTGGGTTTAGATCTCAGCATGCGTGCTGAAAATATTTCTGTAGAGCAATTCTGTAAACTGGCTAACTGGTTGTCCACACGACCTAAAACCCCGGAACTTCAGGAGTAG
- the apaG gene encoding Co2+/Mg2+ efflux protein ApaG has product MLNSPRVCVQVQSIYVESQSIPEEERFVFAYTITIRNLGRFNVQLLRRYWLITNSNGRQTEVQGEGVIGEQPLILPGNEFYYTSGAILETPLGTMEGHYEMVAQDGETFRVPVPVFRLAIPTLIN; this is encoded by the coding sequence ATGCTTAATTCGCCCCGCGTTTGTGTTCAGGTGCAAAGTATCTACGTTGAGTCACAGTCGATACCCGAAGAAGAACGTTTTGTCTTCGCTTACACCATCACCATCCGCAATCTGGGGCGTTTTAATGTGCAACTGCTTCGCCGTTACTGGCTGATAACCAACAGTAACGGTCGCCAGACTGAAGTCCAGGGTGAAGGGGTCATCGGTGAACAACCGCTGATCCTGCCAGGCAATGAATTTTACTATACCAGCGGCGCCATTTTAGAAACGCCACTGGGCACGATGGAAGGCCATTATGAAATGGTCGCACAAGACGGTGAAACCTTCCGTGTGCCTGTTCCGGTCTTCCGCCTCGCCATCCCTACGCTGATAAATTAA